The following coding sequences lie in one Cannabis sativa cultivar Pink pepper isolate KNU-18-1 chromosome 5, ASM2916894v1, whole genome shotgun sequence genomic window:
- the LOC133037964 gene encoding MOB kinase activator-like 1A has translation MSLFGLGRNQRTFRPKKSAPSGSKGAQLRKHIDATLGSGNLREAVKLPTGEDLNEWLAVNTVDFFNQVNLLYGTLTEFCTAENCPTMTAGPKYEYRWADGVQIKKPIEVSAPKYVEYLMDWIESQLDDESIFPQKLGAPFPTNFREVVKTIFKRLFRVYAHIYHSHFQKIVSLKEEAHLNTCFKHFILFTCEFGLIDKKELAPLQELIESIVPY, from the exons ATGAGTCTCTTCGGTTTGGGCAG AAACCAAAGGACATTTCGGCCTAAAAAGAGTGCTCCCTCTGGTAGTAAG GGAGCTCAGCTTAGAAAGCACATCGATGCCACTTTGGGTAGTGGAAATCTTAGGGAAGCAGTAAAACTCCCAACTGGGGAAGACCTAAACGAGTGGCTTGCTGTCAACA CTGTAGATTTCTTCAATCAGGTGAATTTGCTATATGGCACCCTCACAGAGTTCTGTACTGCGGAGAATTGTCCTACAATGACTGCTGGCCCAAA GTATGAGTATAGATGGGCAGATGGCGTACAAATCAAGAAGCCTATTGAGGTTTCGGCTCCAAAATATGTTGAATACTTAATGGACTGGATTGAATCTCAACTTGATGATGAATCAATATTTCCTCAAAAACTTG GTGCACCATTTCCCACTAACTTCAGGGAAGTTGTCAAGACAATATTTAAAAGACTATTCCGTGTATATGCCCACATTTATCACTCTCACTTTCAGAAGATTGTGAGTCTGAAGGAGGAGGCTCATCTAAATACTTGCTTTAAGCATTTCATACTTTTTACCTGT GAATTTGGACTGATAGACAAGAAGGAGCTTGCACCACTCCAAGAACTTATTGAATCGATTGTTCCTTACTAA